The Sediminispirochaeta smaragdinae DSM 11293 genome has a segment encoding these proteins:
- a CDS encoding MATE family efflux transporter, with protein sequence MADNYNNERIQLLAEGDIGSALFKLSAPAVAGMMVMAIYNVVDTFFVSLLRDTTAVAATGIVFPLFQLIGSIGLTFGMGAASVISRKLGENDYKEANRTAATALYTSLGVGIVFALVGATFIKPLLILFGATDSILSTADLYGRVIVGGSIFQVSNMTLNNILRSEGAALHSSTGQIIGAVMNIILDPLFIFALNMGITGAAIATVISQGISTLYLASYYFRDKGAVNPFKRSYFHPTVRTYRNIMNMGIPTFVRQILGSISFAIVNNAAGVYGDSSIAAVSINSRLFSLLMMALFGLAQGLQPLAGYNYGARRFDRVRQTIRIVFSVASGIGLFAGILCFIFAPAIMRVFAPQDPDVIAMGSEAMRMMALSLIPVGLVIMFGGIFQALGNGRYALILAAGQQGLFLIPLVLILPRFFGISGVFAAQPAGFVFALLVGMILFFRQSNVLKARETQMLEG encoded by the coding sequence ATGGCAGATAATTACAATAATGAACGAATCCAATTGCTGGCAGAGGGAGACATCGGCTCGGCCCTTTTCAAGCTTTCGGCTCCGGCAGTGGCCGGCATGATGGTTATGGCAATCTATAATGTAGTAGATACCTTTTTCGTGAGCCTTTTGCGGGACACCACGGCAGTTGCCGCTACAGGGATTGTCTTTCCCCTTTTTCAGCTTATCGGTTCCATCGGCCTTACCTTTGGGATGGGAGCCGCCAGTGTTATCAGCAGAAAGCTGGGAGAAAATGATTACAAAGAGGCAAACCGCACCGCTGCGACCGCTCTTTATACCTCTTTGGGCGTCGGTATCGTATTTGCTCTTGTCGGTGCAACCTTTATAAAACCACTTCTGATTCTCTTTGGGGCCACCGACTCTATCCTGAGCACCGCAGACCTTTACGGCAGAGTCATTGTGGGTGGTTCCATCTTCCAGGTTTCCAACATGACCCTCAACAATATTCTCCGTTCTGAGGGAGCTGCCTTACATAGCAGTACCGGGCAGATTATCGGTGCAGTTATGAATATTATCCTCGATCCTCTTTTTATCTTTGCCTTGAATATGGGCATAACCGGGGCCGCCATTGCAACGGTGATTTCACAAGGCATATCGACACTCTATCTTGCCAGCTACTATTTCCGAGACAAGGGAGCCGTCAATCCCTTTAAGCGTTCTTATTTCCACCCCACGGTAAGGACCTATCGAAATATTATGAACATGGGAATTCCCACCTTCGTACGGCAGATTTTGGGAAGCATCTCCTTTGCTATCGTCAATAACGCTGCAGGGGTCTACGGGGATTCCTCTATTGCAGCCGTCAGTATCAATTCCCGTCTTTTTAGTCTTCTGATGATGGCGCTTTTCGGACTGGCCCAGGGCTTACAGCCTTTGGCCGGATACAACTATGGCGCTCGCCGTTTCGATAGGGTACGTCAAACCATTAGGATTGTTTTCAGTGTTGCAAGTGGAATCGGTCTGTTTGCCGGAATCCTTTGTTTTATCTTTGCCCCAGCGATCATGCGGGTTTTTGCACCCCAGGACCCCGATGTCATTGCTATGGGCTCAGAGGCGATGCGCATGATGGCCCTTTCTCTTATTCCCGTGGGCTTAGTGATCATGTTCGGCGGGATTTTTCAGGCCCTTGGGAATGGGCGGTATGCCTTGATTCTGGCGGCAGGTCAGCAGGGGCTTTTCCTGATTCCTCTGGTGCTTATCCTTCCCCGCTTTTTCGGCATCTCGGGTGTATTCGCCGCCCAGCCTGCGGGGTTTGTCTTTGCTCTCCTTGTGGGAATGATACTCTTCTTCCGGCAAAGCAATGTTTTGAAGGCTCGAGAAACACAGATGCTGGAGGGGTAA
- a CDS encoding TetR/AcrR family transcriptional regulator: MPKLIKNIETRLIDELENMIFTGGSELTLRALAERAGIAVGTIYNYFPDKDDLLKALFQREWSNLITEIVKELDSAEVSRNDQIRKIVGMIYELSEQVGRTLPQRKTLLGGCKEKGAFRLPSYPHRPEGWLWLREAFRPIWNRVFPDSNIDVDRLTIMVVSIVPRLIFLFPEQGEENMQFITQLIQRGTKEYGATDGR, from the coding sequence ATGCCGAAGCTTATCAAGAATATTGAGACTCGTCTTATAGACGAACTTGAGAATATGATTTTTACCGGGGGCTCTGAGTTGACGCTCAGAGCCCTCGCCGAACGTGCGGGAATTGCTGTCGGAACAATCTACAATTACTTTCCGGATAAAGACGATCTCCTGAAGGCTCTCTTCCAGCGGGAATGGTCAAACCTTATCACCGAGATTGTGAAAGAGTTGGATTCTGCCGAGGTATCTCGTAACGATCAAATCCGGAAGATTGTCGGCATGATCTATGAGTTGAGTGAACAGGTTGGGCGAACGCTTCCCCAACGAAAAACGTTACTCGGCGGCTGCAAGGAAAAAGGTGCTTTTCGCCTGCCAAGCTATCCCCATCGGCCTGAGGGGTGGCTCTGGCTTAGGGAAGCATTTCGTCCAATCTGGAATCGAGTATTTCCGGATTCAAATATCGATGTTGATCGGCTTACCATTATGGTGGTCTCGATCGTGCCCCGCCTTATCTTTCTTTTCCCTGAGCAAGGTGAGGAAAATATGCAATTTATTACGCAACTGATTCAGCGCGGGACAAAAGAATATGGAGCGACAGATGGCAGATAA
- the corA gene encoding magnesium/cobalt transporter CorA, which yields MKMISRYTKKIGLPPGTVVHTGDQKIKAAKVSMMHYSGASCEEQALDAETDFTSLATLKGVTWINIDGLHDVSLIQRVGTAFDLHPLILEDVTNIGQRPKFEEYGDRLFVILPMISFDDHKMAIDVEQISLVFGKGFVLSFQERSGDVLDCVRERIRHGAGRLRKEGSDYLAYGLIDAIVDNYYLVLERMGDKIELLGDELIGDPNETTLYRIHDLKREMIGLRRSIWPLRELVNGLIRSESLLIGKTTRMYVRDVYDHTVQIIDTLESYRDMASSMLDIYLSSVSNKMNVVMKVLTIISTLFIPLSFIAGVYGMNFRYMPELQWRWSYPIFWLVCFLILIGMLIFFRKKRWI from the coding sequence ATGAAGATGATTTCCCGTTACACAAAGAAAATCGGGCTGCCTCCCGGAACGGTAGTACATACCGGGGACCAAAAGATCAAGGCGGCGAAGGTTTCCATGATGCACTACTCCGGAGCCAGTTGTGAGGAGCAAGCCCTTGATGCAGAGACCGATTTCACTTCTTTGGCAACGTTGAAGGGGGTTACCTGGATCAATATTGATGGTCTGCACGATGTTTCCTTGATTCAGCGTGTTGGTACGGCCTTTGATCTTCATCCTCTAATTCTCGAGGATGTTACCAACATCGGGCAACGGCCGAAGTTCGAAGAGTATGGCGACCGCCTTTTTGTCATTCTGCCCATGATCAGTTTCGACGATCACAAGATGGCTATTGATGTGGAGCAGATCAGTCTGGTCTTCGGGAAGGGGTTCGTCCTATCGTTTCAAGAGCGGAGCGGTGATGTACTCGACTGCGTCCGGGAGCGGATACGGCACGGGGCAGGAAGGCTCCGTAAGGAAGGATCCGACTACCTTGCCTATGGACTGATCGATGCCATCGTCGACAACTACTATCTTGTCCTCGAGAGGATGGGTGATAAGATTGAGCTTCTTGGGGATGAGCTTATCGGTGATCCCAACGAAACAACACTCTACCGAATTCACGATTTGAAGCGGGAGATGATAGGGCTTAGGCGTTCAATCTGGCCTCTTCGGGAGTTGGTAAACGGTCTGATCCGTAGTGAATCTCTTTTGATCGGAAAAACTACCCGAATGTATGTACGAGATGTGTACGATCATACCGTCCAGATCATCGATACCCTCGAAAGCTATCGTGATATGGCCTCCTCCATGCTGGATATCTATCTTTCCAGTGTCAGCAATAAAATGAATGTGGTGATGAAGGTTCTCACCATCATCTCCACCCTCTTTATTCCCCTCAGCTTCATTGCCGGAGTGTACGGCATGAATTTTCGTTACATGCCGGAGCTTCAGTGGCGGTGGTCCTATCCTATATTTTGGCTCGTTTGCTTTTTAATTTTGATCGGAATGCTGATTTTTTTCAGAAAAAAGCGGTGGATATAG
- a CDS encoding response regulator: protein MQTFILVEPNELFRLGLTLLFRSVGCEVFPVSSGGAAVALMYSREFYDGILMNSNLRTGVNAADAVSMIRSFSQVPILLFDATFHVRPYDSFCCESMPF from the coding sequence ATGCAAACGTTTATCTTGGTAGAACCGAATGAGCTTTTTCGTCTTGGGCTGACACTGCTTTTTCGGTCTGTGGGATGTGAGGTCTTCCCGGTATCTTCGGGCGGTGCGGCCGTTGCACTCATGTACAGTAGGGAATTCTACGATGGCATATTGATGAATAGTAACCTGAGGACGGGGGTAAATGCCGCCGATGCAGTCTCCATGATTCGGAGCTTTTCACAGGTTCCCATTCTTCTTTTTGATGCAACGTTTCATGTCAGACCTTATGATTCGTTTTGTTGTGAGAGTATGCCCTTTTGA
- a CDS encoding helix-turn-helix domain-containing protein, which yields MKSEQLLELLATNIRNARKSQGLSQMELAERAEISTGHMNDIERSRRWLGADTFVRLASALQLEPYQLLLPETEQHLLSDYRKITKLKQELQGTLVKEIDSAFSGFLEK from the coding sequence ATGAAATCGGAACAACTGCTGGAATTATTGGCTACAAATATCCGCAATGCGCGCAAATCCCAAGGCTTAAGTCAGATGGAACTTGCCGAACGCGCCGAAATTTCTACCGGTCACATGAACGATATCGAACGTTCCAGACGCTGGTTGGGGGCCGATACCTTTGTAAGGCTGGCTTCGGCATTGCAGCTTGAACCATATCAGTTGCTTCTTCCGGAAACAGAGCAGCATCTGCTCAGTGATTATCGCAAAATCACCAAATTAAAACAGGAACTTCAGGGTACCCTCGTAAAAGAAATCGATTCGGCATTTTCCGGCTTTCTAGAAAAATAG
- a CDS encoding sensor domain-containing diguanylate cyclase, with the protein MMYASKTTDDAMIDLSMKRYETMGIVPLDGSWEFYPQMLLKPGEFTESEPPSSLMLPQELIGYRGTATLRLRLKLPMNDGNRMHNFALKMPYFGAASKVWIDGSLRMVTGSINPFIPRYIPRVIQFSTRRKKADIVIQVANYHHRRMSLNRILFGTETAIREMTHRYIIRDSILFGSLLMLSLYHMLLFLTYRRDRTLLYFAIIAFITALREGIVDERILVRLWPGMPGEVMMKLGYMPVFLLLPLIILYIWGIAGSKASILPLMLARGLLIASGVLLLFFPVSIYDWFFQYALFIFIALGCYVIVVIFSGKILTSKTGTILLAVGGAIVLTAALSDYFREINNINMPELLSFGILFFLLLQAYFLSWKLDRSYKKAEHLAEEVKLLNDQLEQKIEERTWELGQVNQRLERLSRIDPLTEIPNRRYFEEVYTGEWRRSERENLPLSLIMMDVDFFKAYNDNYGHPTGDVCLKKIATLVQESLKRGEDFVARYGGEEFIILLPGHPLESAAKVAERLRQGIQDLNIVHAYSEVASVVTVSLGIAEKHIRPGIDRGILVKLADQALYSAKRSGRNRVSISPEDASPLSPEGN; encoded by the coding sequence ATGATGTATGCGTCAAAGACGACCGACGACGCAATGATCGACCTCAGCATGAAGCGCTATGAAACTATGGGAATCGTCCCCCTGGATGGAAGCTGGGAGTTTTATCCTCAGATGCTCTTAAAACCGGGAGAATTTACCGAGAGTGAGCCTCCCAGCTCCCTGATGCTTCCCCAGGAGCTGATCGGTTATCGGGGTACGGCGACCCTCCGCTTGAGGCTTAAACTTCCTATGAACGATGGAAACAGGATGCACAATTTTGCCCTTAAAATGCCCTATTTCGGGGCGGCATCTAAGGTGTGGATCGACGGTTCTCTTCGGATGGTTACCGGTTCCATCAACCCCTTTATTCCTCGATATATCCCTCGGGTTATTCAGTTTTCGACCAGGCGAAAAAAGGCGGACATCGTCATTCAAGTCGCAAACTACCACCACCGCCGGATGAGTCTGAATAGAATTCTGTTTGGAACAGAGACAGCCATACGGGAAATGACCCATCGTTATATCATCCGAGATTCTATCCTTTTCGGCAGCTTGCTTATGCTCTCGCTCTATCATATGCTCCTTTTCCTCACATACAGAAGGGACAGAACCCTTTTATACTTTGCAATCATTGCATTCATAACGGCATTGAGAGAAGGAATTGTCGACGAACGAATTCTTGTTCGGTTATGGCCCGGCATGCCTGGTGAAGTGATGATGAAACTTGGCTATATGCCGGTTTTCCTTTTATTACCGCTCATCATTCTCTATATCTGGGGTATTGCGGGTAGTAAGGCCTCCATCCTGCCGCTCATGCTGGCTCGAGGGCTACTTATTGCTTCCGGCGTACTTCTGCTTTTCTTTCCTGTGAGTATCTATGATTGGTTTTTTCAGTATGCACTCTTCATATTCATCGCCCTCGGCTGTTACGTTATAGTGGTTATATTCTCAGGGAAGATACTCACGAGTAAAACGGGGACTATTTTGCTGGCGGTCGGCGGGGCTATCGTTTTGACCGCTGCGCTTTCCGATTATTTTAGAGAAATCAATAACATCAATATGCCGGAACTCCTAAGCTTCGGGATCCTTTTCTTTTTACTGTTGCAGGCGTATTTTCTTTCTTGGAAGCTCGACCGTTCCTACAAAAAGGCTGAGCACCTGGCGGAAGAAGTCAAACTCCTCAATGATCAACTTGAACAAAAGATAGAAGAGCGGACCTGGGAACTTGGACAGGTAAATCAAAGATTAGAACGGCTTTCAAGAATCGATCCGCTCACGGAGATTCCGAATCGACGTTACTTTGAGGAGGTATATACGGGAGAATGGCGACGCAGCGAACGAGAAAACCTTCCCCTCTCCCTGATTATGATGGACGTCGACTTTTTCAAGGCGTATAACGATAACTACGGTCACCCTACGGGAGATGTCTGTCTGAAGAAAATCGCGACCTTGGTTCAGGAAAGCCTAAAACGGGGTGAAGATTTTGTCGCCCGCTATGGTGGAGAAGAGTTTATCATCCTTCTTCCGGGGCATCCACTGGAGAGTGCGGCAAAGGTAGCGGAAAGATTACGGCAGGGGATCCAAGATCTCAATATCGTGCATGCCTACTCGGAGGTTGCTTCCGTGGTTACCGTAAGCCTGGGAATAGCGGAAAAACATATACGCCCAGGAATCGACAGGGGCATCCTTGTCAAACTGGCCGATCAGGCGCTCTATTCGGCAAAAAGGAGTGGAAGGAACAGGGTTTCCATTTCCCCGGAAGATGCAAGCCCCTTGTCCCCGGAGGGTAATTAG
- a CDS encoding chorismate mutase, whose product MHMSSDQLNDLRHSIDNIDAALLRLMAERFKTTEKIGNLKKKEQRAIADPDREQEQIERYKRIAFEAGLDVSLALRLHAFLVEEAKKDQHAIMTSS is encoded by the coding sequence ATGCATATGAGCAGTGATCAGTTGAATGATTTACGACATAGCATCGATAATATTGATGCCGCCTTACTCCGTCTCATGGCGGAACGATTCAAAACGACGGAAAAGATAGGCAATCTAAAAAAGAAAGAACAAAGGGCAATCGCAGATCCCGACAGAGAACAAGAGCAGATAGAACGTTACAAACGGATTGCCTTTGAAGCGGGCCTTGACGTATCCCTGGCTCTCCGCCTCCACGCTTTTCTCGTCGAAGAGGCGAAGAAAGACCAGCATGCTATTATGACATCCTCATAA
- a CDS encoding cupin domain-containing protein, whose product MEERIAYATLDRAIPAAGPQGIVRRTLAWNKEAMTCHFLLEKGAVIPMHHHSAVQSGYVIRGKAKFMRGNGESFIGEAGTSYVFDPDEEHGVEVFEESEIIEFFTPSRPEYR is encoded by the coding sequence ATGGAAGAACGAATTGCTTACGCCACCCTCGATCGTGCGATTCCTGCAGCAGGACCGCAGGGAATTGTCCGAAGAACCCTTGCCTGGAACAAAGAGGCCATGACCTGTCATTTCCTACTCGAAAAGGGGGCTGTTATTCCGATGCACCACCATTCGGCAGTACAAAGCGGCTATGTCATCCGCGGAAAAGCAAAATTTATGAGAGGAAACGGGGAATCTTTTATCGGCGAAGCCGGAACGAGTTATGTGTTCGATCCAGATGAAGAACACGGTGTGGAGGTCTTCGAAGAGAGCGAAATCATCGAATTCTTCACTCCCTCACGGCCCGAATATCGATAG
- a CDS encoding DUF4349 domain-containing protein, with amino-acid sequence MKRSIFYVTACFLVPLSFFMAGCGSKTAETAAFAPMAEKRVGSADLRRSVESFASFDTGGGALAQAAQEAPDTSDRKLVSTGSMELEVNDLDIAESAVRKATDSAGGYVQSSSRYEDTLSMELKIPAEAFSAFLDAAEGFGRLESRSINVEDVSDRYYDLEHRIKNKEILVERYQKYLQEAKSVEDLLTVERELNDATTELEQLKGSFQNLDHRVSFSTLHMVAHLPSWEQQEDPLPSIRAGLKRFGRMIVQVLYVILFLLLGLVVFGIPGVLVVGALYWLAFGKVGLVRRFWHRLRPSRRTKNTTEKEEE; translated from the coding sequence ATGAAACGATCCATTTTTTATGTGACGGCATGTTTCCTTGTGCCGCTTTCTTTCTTTATGGCGGGGTGTGGTTCGAAGACGGCTGAAACCGCCGCCTTTGCCCCCATGGCCGAAAAGCGCGTCGGTAGTGCCGATCTGCGGCGCAGTGTGGAAAGCTTCGCGAGCTTTGATACCGGCGGAGGGGCTCTTGCACAGGCGGCTCAGGAAGCTCCTGATACAAGTGATCGAAAGCTTGTAAGTACGGGTTCGATGGAACTTGAGGTCAACGACCTTGATATTGCCGAGAGCGCCGTTCGTAAGGCGACGGATTCGGCCGGCGGCTATGTGCAGTCTTCGAGCAGATATGAAGACACCCTTTCGATGGAGTTGAAGATCCCCGCAGAGGCGTTCTCTGCGTTTCTTGATGCGGCAGAAGGTTTTGGCCGGCTGGAGTCCCGCAGTATCAATGTTGAAGATGTTTCCGATCGCTATTACGATCTGGAGCATCGGATCAAAAATAAGGAGATCCTCGTTGAACGCTACCAGAAGTATCTGCAGGAAGCAAAAAGTGTTGAAGATCTTCTGACGGTGGAACGGGAACTAAACGATGCGACAACGGAACTTGAGCAGCTCAAAGGCTCTTTTCAGAACCTTGACCATCGGGTTTCCTTCTCGACCCTTCATATGGTGGCTCACTTACCCTCCTGGGAACAGCAGGAAGATCCGTTGCCCTCTATTCGGGCGGGCTTGAAACGTTTCGGGCGAATGATCGTTCAGGTTCTCTATGTGATTCTTTTCCTTCTGCTTGGACTTGTTGTCTTTGGGATTCCCGGTGTGCTTGTGGTCGGGGCCTTATATTGGCTTGCCTTTGGGAAGGTCGGCCTGGTACGCCGATTCTGGCATAGACTACGGCCCAGCCGACGGACAAAGAACACAACGGAAAAGGAAGAAGAATAA
- a CDS encoding sensor histidine kinase, which translates to MDILPLFGSKRRRGIRSLLTLVLFPLMVPSILLFSIIMYRTTSDILLRQIRQDNEFLARSIQREISLFLEGATAMTQTITKESIWLRNEGSNDYERLLSSLLETIPPFRRLTIVSASGDVVTTVPYDENFIGSNLGNTTFFRTVKADQIGYWSNSFISSITSEPTICYGVPFEQGVLMADLNLDILSAFVQDVRQSGNRSILITDKTGTVIAFENKTLVEQQHKLFSDHQTRPSEILKIAGTRYFSRRLVIEKTGWPLYVLSPADEFFSPVHTLGFTIIIVTVIFSIFLIGIILFLGRRIVNPIEALTRQAQLIADGRYEVNGEKSFREAEALLNAMKTMAERIRTRELALQKSEQTYRLLVENAQTIIIRWNKEGFITYYNEFAARFFNFDSTIQPIPLARITIANDPILFADIWNDPESFSSYKNINHKGNGELAWIQWTSMPLRNEKGDLVEILSVGSDITRLQKAIREKEVLLEEVHHRVKNNLQLIISLLNLKQSQLRGSAEAVGFHESIAHIYSISLVHEQLYQSNSFDHIELEPYLLAVVGHLAEMHTVNGRAISFTVDANNLNLSVEQAMPCGLILTELVCNALRHAFSDAKKAHISIKGNRDKREMVELTVSDNGKGFPRSLFSKKRSLGFQLVHLLVEQLNGSVCCYGEEGTTFFISFPEIKDSSLVSAGKGGEITSAR; encoded by the coding sequence ATGGACATATTGCCACTATTCGGTAGCAAAAGACGGCGGGGCATCAGAAGCTTGCTCACCTTAGTACTTTTTCCGCTGATGGTTCCCTCAATCCTGCTCTTCTCCATCATCATGTACAGAACCACATCGGACATCTTACTACGGCAGATTCGGCAGGATAATGAATTTCTTGCCCGCTCTATCCAAAGGGAAATTTCACTTTTTTTGGAGGGAGCAACGGCCATGACACAAACAATTACAAAAGAGAGCATCTGGTTGCGAAATGAGGGATCAAATGACTACGAAAGACTTCTCTCCTCGTTGCTTGAAACGATTCCCCCTTTTAGACGACTAACGATTGTAAGTGCCTCAGGCGATGTCGTGACCACCGTTCCCTACGATGAGAATTTTATCGGCAGTAATTTGGGAAACACCACGTTCTTTCGTACCGTGAAAGCAGATCAGATCGGATACTGGAGCAACTCTTTCATCTCTTCAATTACATCGGAACCTACAATCTGCTACGGTGTTCCCTTCGAACAGGGCGTGCTCATGGCAGATCTTAACCTGGACATCCTGTCGGCATTTGTACAGGATGTCAGACAATCAGGAAATCGGTCGATCCTTATAACCGATAAAACGGGAACGGTCATCGCCTTTGAAAATAAAACATTGGTGGAACAACAGCATAAGCTTTTTTCGGACCATCAAACGCGGCCATCGGAAATTCTTAAGATCGCGGGAACCCGGTACTTCTCCCGGCGGCTGGTCATAGAAAAGACGGGTTGGCCTCTTTATGTTCTCTCTCCCGCAGATGAATTCTTTTCTCCGGTACACACCTTAGGTTTCACCATTATTATTGTAACCGTCATATTTTCGATCTTCCTTATCGGGATCATCCTTTTCCTTGGAAGACGTATCGTCAACCCCATTGAAGCATTAACCAGACAAGCACAATTGATAGCAGATGGCAGGTACGAGGTTAATGGCGAAAAGAGCTTCAGAGAAGCGGAGGCTCTTCTCAATGCGATGAAAACCATGGCCGAACGAATTCGAACCAGAGAGTTGGCGCTACAGAAGAGTGAGCAAACCTACCGCCTACTTGTAGAAAATGCCCAGACCATCATCATTCGCTGGAACAAGGAAGGTTTCATCACCTATTATAACGAATTTGCCGCCCGCTTTTTCAATTTCGATAGTACCATACAGCCCATTCCTCTCGCCCGCATAACAATAGCAAACGACCCTATCCTATTCGCCGACATCTGGAATGATCCCGAATCCTTCTCCTCTTACAAAAATATAAATCATAAGGGCAACGGAGAGCTTGCATGGATTCAGTGGACTTCAATGCCGCTTCGAAACGAAAAGGGAGATCTCGTCGAAATCCTTTCGGTCGGATCGGATATCACCCGTCTTCAGAAAGCAATTCGGGAAAAAGAGGTACTCCTTGAAGAGGTGCATCACAGGGTAAAAAACAATCTACAGTTGATCATCAGTCTTCTCAATCTCAAGCAGTCACAGCTTCGTGGTTCGGCAGAAGCCGTAGGTTTTCACGAGAGTATCGCTCATATCTATTCCATCAGCCTCGTTCATGAACAGCTATACCAGAGTAATAGTTTCGATCATATAGAATTGGAACCCTATCTTCTGGCCGTTGTGGGGCATCTCGCCGAAATGCATACGGTAAACGGCCGCGCGATTTCCTTTACAGTCGACGCGAACAACCTCAACCTTTCTGTCGAGCAGGCCATGCCCTGTGGCCTTATCCTTACCGAACTGGTTTGCAACGCTCTTCGTCATGCTTTCTCGGACGCGAAGAAGGCTCACATAAGCATCAAAGGGAATCGTGATAAGCGCGAAATGGTGGAGCTCACGGTCTCCGACAACGGAAAAGGATTTCCGAGGAGTTTATTCAGCAAAAAACGCTCTTTGGGATTCCAACTGGTGCATCTACTTGTAGAGCAACTCAATGGATCGGTTTGTTGCTATGGAGAAGAGGGCACAACCTTTTTCATTAGCTTCCCCGAGATAAAGGATTCAAGCTTGGTCTCGGCCGGCAAAGGCGGAGAGATTACCTCCGCACGCTGA
- a CDS encoding Gfo/Idh/MocA family protein, giving the protein MKSFNVGVIGIGDISDKYIANLKQFDVVHLIACASRGWEKAQAFADQFGIPRAYACGQEVIDDPDVDIVLNLTPPSVHAQYNIAALRAGKHIYSEKPLAATLEEGRTIISLAAEKGLYVGCAPDTFLGGRLQTCRKVIDEGRIGRVVGAGAYCVYHGVDTFHNSPFFYFKEGAGPLLDIGPYYLTALLSLIGPVKRCSAMANRASNTREVLGGPCKGEKIDVEVDTHVIGNLEFHSGAVASIITSFDVWDSEMPRIEIYGTEGTISINDPDPLDGPNIFGGPVLLRTKKEYRWYGFPRPDHFSDWIEVPILHRYTSTSHEKNSRGIGLVDMVYAIKGGRRARASGEMAYHSLEVMLKMLQSAREGCFYSIESSFLIPAPLPQDFPDGEDR; this is encoded by the coding sequence ATGAAATCTTTTAATGTCGGAGTTATCGGTATCGGTGATATCAGCGATAAGTATATTGCCAATCTGAAACAATTTGATGTTGTGCATCTGATAGCCTGTGCCAGCCGAGGATGGGAAAAGGCGCAGGCCTTTGCCGATCAATTCGGTATACCCCGGGCATACGCCTGTGGGCAAGAGGTGATCGATGATCCCGATGTCGATATCGTTTTAAACCTAACCCCTCCTTCTGTTCATGCTCAGTATAATATTGCCGCCCTGCGTGCCGGGAAGCATATCTATTCAGAAAAGCCTCTTGCCGCCACCCTCGAGGAGGGGCGTACCATTATTTCCCTCGCCGCAGAAAAGGGCCTCTATGTGGGCTGTGCACCGGATACCTTTCTGGGAGGACGCTTGCAGACTTGTAGAAAGGTGATAGACGAAGGAAGAATCGGAAGGGTTGTCGGAGCCGGGGCATACTGTGTCTATCATGGTGTCGACACCTTCCACAATAGTCCTTTTTTCTATTTTAAAGAGGGGGCGGGGCCCCTTCTCGATATCGGTCCCTATTACCTGACTGCCCTTCTTTCCCTGATCGGACCGGTAAAACGATGTAGCGCCATGGCGAACAGGGCGTCGAACACGAGAGAGGTTCTTGGTGGCCCCTGTAAGGGGGAAAAGATCGATGTGGAAGTGGATACGCACGTTATTGGCAACCTCGAGTTTCATAGCGGTGCTGTGGCAAGTATCATTACCAGCTTCGATGTCTGGGATTCCGAAATGCCAAGAATCGAAATCTACGGTACAGAGGGAACGATTTCCATCAATGACCCCGATCCTCTTGATGGTCCTAACATCTTTGGCGGCCCTGTGCTTTTACGGACAAAAAAAGAGTATCGATGGTATGGCTTTCCCAGACCAGACCATTTCTCCGATTGGATCGAGGTACCGATTCTGCACCGTTATACCTCTACCTCTCATGAAAAAAACAGCCGGGGGATCGGCCTTGTGGATATGGTCTATGCGATCAAAGGGGGAAGGAGAGCTCGGGCCAGCGGTGAAATGGCATATCACTCTCTCGAGGTTATGCTCAAGATGCTTCAATCTGCTCGGGAAGGCTGTTTCTATTCGATTGAAAGTAGTTTTCTCATACCTGCGCCGCTTCCTCAGGATTTTCCCGATGGCGAGGATCGATAG